The following coding sequences are from one Roseburia hominis A2-183 window:
- a CDS encoding alpha-amylase family glycosyl hydrolase, which translates to MQAAKTKVEDGMAYTIKEGDYRQYGASAAGGGVVFTFEAEKEEDCSILLYGKDGGIRQELKVPESCCRGAIRSVFVAGLKAESLRYNYKISGTVVTDPYANRIIGRERWRDAGRVKNEFRVCGGYSDDTFSWGTDVHPEIPRHEMFLYKLNIRGFSMDAGIPAKERGTFAAVRDKIPYLKELGVTTVEFMPVYEFEELILKEKAVLPEYISWQVRKEDQIKPEACAMPERVNLWGYAPANYFAVKASYAKGQDAAVEWKKLIRALHENHMECVMEMYFPENVNQNLILDALRYWVREYHVDGFHLLGENLPVTQIAQDAWLRRTKIFCAGFENAVLWHPCRYPHLYVYNDEYLYPVRALLNHKNGGMDAFACQQRKQHQYHGFVNYISDNNGFSLRDLFCYEQKHNEDNGEENRDGSDWNLSANYGVEGRSRKQRIVRIRERQMCNAVAVLFLAQGVPLLYEGDETGDSQEGNNNAYCQDNPTGWVNWKKDERYAWFREFVARMAAFRREHPVLAADMPKQLSDAKGTGYPDLSYHGENAWISDLSGERQSLGMLYCGKEDGDGTEGEKFLYVGCNFHMGPTRLALPKLPGKKKWYLLMDTARERAPFLKEEERVDAPRIELCGQSVVILTGK; encoded by the coding sequence GTGCAGGCAGCGAAGACAAAGGTGGAAGATGGCATGGCGTATACGATAAAAGAGGGCGATTACAGACAATACGGGGCATCAGCCGCAGGCGGCGGAGTCGTGTTTACGTTTGAGGCAGAAAAGGAAGAGGACTGCAGTATTCTTCTGTATGGGAAAGATGGCGGAATCCGGCAGGAACTGAAGGTGCCGGAAAGCTGCTGCAGAGGAGCGATCCGGTCAGTCTTTGTCGCGGGGCTTAAGGCAGAGAGCCTGCGTTATAATTATAAAATCAGCGGGACGGTCGTGACCGATCCTTATGCAAACCGCATCATCGGCAGAGAGCGCTGGAGAGACGCAGGGCGCGTTAAGAATGAGTTCCGGGTCTGCGGTGGTTATTCGGATGACACTTTTTCGTGGGGGACGGATGTACATCCGGAGATCCCGCGCCATGAGATGTTCCTCTATAAGCTCAACATCCGCGGATTTTCGATGGATGCGGGAATCCCTGCAAAGGAGCGGGGAACTTTTGCGGCGGTGCGCGATAAGATTCCCTATCTGAAAGAACTTGGTGTCACGACGGTGGAGTTCATGCCGGTGTATGAGTTTGAGGAACTGATCTTAAAGGAGAAGGCGGTATTGCCGGAATATATCAGCTGGCAGGTGCGGAAAGAGGATCAGATCAAGCCGGAAGCATGTGCGATGCCGGAGCGTGTGAACCTGTGGGGATATGCGCCCGCCAATTATTTTGCGGTAAAGGCGTCCTACGCGAAAGGGCAGGATGCGGCCGTCGAATGGAAAAAACTCATCCGCGCGCTCCATGAGAATCACATGGAATGTGTGATGGAGATGTATTTTCCTGAGAATGTCAATCAGAATCTGATCTTAGATGCGCTGCGTTACTGGGTCAGGGAGTATCATGTGGATGGCTTCCATCTGCTGGGGGAGAATCTGCCCGTCACGCAGATTGCACAGGATGCGTGGCTTAGACGGACGAAGATTTTCTGCGCCGGTTTCGAGAACGCTGTGCTCTGGCACCCGTGCCGTTATCCGCATCTGTATGTATACAATGACGAATATCTGTATCCCGTCCGGGCGCTGCTCAATCACAAGAACGGCGGTATGGATGCATTTGCATGCCAGCAGCGCAAACAGCATCAGTATCACGGATTTGTCAATTACATTTCGGACAATAACGGGTTTTCCCTGCGGGATCTCTTCTGCTATGAGCAGAAACACAATGAAGACAACGGGGAGGAGAACCGGGATGGAAGCGACTGGAATTTGAGCGCCAACTACGGCGTGGAGGGACGAAGCCGCAAGCAGCGGATCGTAAGAATCCGTGAACGGCAGATGTGCAATGCGGTGGCGGTGCTTTTTCTCGCGCAGGGAGTCCCGCTTTTATACGAGGGGGACGAGACGGGAGATTCCCAGGAAGGCAACAACAATGCATACTGTCAGGACAATCCGACCGGCTGGGTGAACTGGAAGAAAGATGAGCGCTACGCGTGGTTCCGGGAGTTTGTGGCGCGGATGGCAGCGTTTCGCAGGGAGCATCCCGTGCTCGCCGCGGATATGCCAAAACAGCTTTCCGATGCAAAAGGAACGGGGTATCCCGATTTGTCCTATCACGGAGAGAATGCGTGGATTTCAGATCTTTCCGGCGAGAGACAGTCTTTGGGCATGCTCTACTGCGGAAAAGAGGATGGCGATGGAACAGAGGGGGAGAAATTCCTTTATGTCGGTTGCAATTTTCACATGGGTCCTACCAGATTGGCGCTTCCGAAGCTTCCCGGGAAGAAAAAGTGGTATCTGCTGATGGACACCGCCAGAGAGCGGGCACCGTTCCTAAAAGAGGAGGAGCGGGTGGATGCGCCGCGGATCGAACTTTGCGGTCAGTCTGTCGTTATATTAACAGGAAAATAA
- a CDS encoding DUF5662 family protein, producing MKAWKHFCTINHHKHLVMKGCFAVGLYKQGLLHDLSKYTPTEFLVGCKYYQGTMSPNNAERKDKGYSSAWLHHKGRNKHHMEYWIDYGVPDEGGDKGLCGMKMPLRYVVEMYIDRVAASKNYQKERYTDRSALEYYLHGKDFHVMHKDTRALLELLLYRLAVRGEPEVNTFIREELLAGKIPYEQKVLDQLAQPYHREAEK from the coding sequence ATGAAAGCATGGAAACATTTTTGCACGATCAACCATCACAAGCATCTGGTCATGAAAGGCTGTTTTGCGGTGGGGTTATACAAACAGGGATTATTACATGATCTGTCGAAATATACGCCGACAGAATTTCTGGTGGGCTGTAAATATTATCAGGGAACAATGAGCCCGAACAATGCAGAGCGCAAGGATAAGGGATACTCGTCCGCGTGGCTGCACCACAAAGGGCGGAACAAGCATCACATGGAATACTGGATTGACTACGGCGTGCCGGACGAGGGCGGGGACAAGGGACTCTGCGGCATGAAAATGCCTCTGCGGTACGTGGTGGAGATGTATATCGACCGTGTAGCGGCCTCGAAAAATTACCAGAAGGAGCGCTATACCGACCGGAGCGCATTAGAGTATTACCTGCATGGAAAGGATTTTCATGTCATGCACAAGGATACGCGGGCGCTTCTTGAACTGCTTTTGTACCGGCTCGCTGTCCGGGGCGAGCCGGAAGTCAATACATTTATCCGCGAAGAACTGCTGGCAGGGAAGATCCCCTATGAGCAGAAGGTTCTGGATCAATTAGCGCAGCCATATCACAGGGAAGCGGAGAAGTAA
- a CDS encoding RluA family pseudouridine synthase → MLRTLTYRILSATDGQTILHYLKSLGYSGPILVHLKKTDHGTLLNGVWAHMNETLHTGDLLCLHLEENTSGTSIFPQQIPLAICYEDEDLLVIDKPAGMPVHPSAAHQRDTLANAVTGYYRAKGEIRPFRCINRLDADTSGLIIVAKNMLSAALLGKAMQQRMIRREYLAVVCGTLTGSGTVHAPIARVKPGDVRRQVDFLCGDDAITHYKSLLCHAPYSLLSLHLETGRTHQIRVHMSALGYPLAGDQLYYPAFSDTKIKRQALHSHRLSFSHPVTGEMLTFTSPLPCDMAALIDPEPSAHRGSSLPAVLRG, encoded by the coding sequence ATGCTGCGCACCCTTACCTACCGCATTTTATCCGCCACGGACGGGCAGACCATTCTGCATTATTTAAAAAGTCTCGGCTATTCCGGGCCGATACTGGTACATTTAAAGAAAACAGACCACGGCACCCTCTTGAACGGCGTGTGGGCGCATATGAATGAAACGCTTCACACCGGCGACCTTCTCTGTCTTCATCTGGAGGAGAATACTTCCGGCACCTCCATTTTTCCGCAGCAGATTCCCCTCGCGATCTGTTACGAGGACGAAGATCTTCTGGTGATTGACAAGCCGGCAGGCATGCCGGTACACCCGTCTGCCGCGCACCAGAGGGATACGCTTGCAAACGCCGTCACGGGATATTACCGTGCAAAAGGCGAAATCCGCCCGTTCCGCTGCATCAACCGGCTGGATGCCGACACGAGCGGCCTGATCATCGTCGCCAAAAATATGCTCTCCGCCGCCCTGCTCGGCAAAGCCATGCAGCAGCGTATGATCCGCCGGGAATACCTCGCCGTCGTATGCGGCACGCTCACCGGAAGCGGCACCGTCCACGCGCCGATTGCCCGCGTAAAACCGGGCGATGTCCGCCGGCAGGTTGATTTTCTCTGCGGGGATGATGCCATCACGCACTATAAAAGTCTCTTATGCCACGCCCCCTATTCCCTGCTCTCCCTTCATCTGGAAACGGGGCGCACGCACCAGATCCGTGTCCACATGTCCGCGCTCGGCTATCCTCTGGCAGGCGACCAGCTCTATTATCCGGCATTTTCAGACACAAAAATAAAACGGCAGGCACTTCATTCCCACCGTTTGTCTTTTTCTCATCCCGTCACCGGGGAGATGCTTACGTTTACTTCTCCGCTTCCCTGTGATATGGCTGCGCTAATTGATCCAGAACCTTCTGCTCATAGGGGATCTTCCCTGCCAGCAGTTCTTCGCGGATAA